The Pricia mediterranea genome includes a window with the following:
- a CDS encoding BtrH N-terminal domain-containing protein — MSETLKIDFSHKQSAHCENGVVSNLMRHNGFEVSEPMVFGIGSGLLFSYLPFIKVNHAPVFTYRVLPGLVFNRFAKRVGIKIKREKFKSPKKAKSRLDQNLRKNNPVGLQVGVYHLIYFPDEYRFHFNAHNMVVYGKQDDRYLISDPVMEDVTSLTEKELEKVRFAKGAFAPKGHIYYPTVFPEELHLERAIVKGIKQTCRDMTAPVPIVGVKAIRWVARNIRKWPKKIGPKKTNHYLGQIVRMQEEIGTGGGGFRYIYAAFLQEAAEVLQNEQLRKFSKEMTEIGDLWRDFALDASRIYKNRSALTDGYNEIADQMEAIAEREKVFFKKLKKAV, encoded by the coding sequence ATGAGTGAAACCCTAAAAATCGACTTCTCCCACAAACAATCCGCCCACTGCGAAAACGGTGTAGTCTCGAACCTCATGCGGCACAATGGCTTTGAGGTCAGCGAACCCATGGTCTTCGGCATTGGTTCGGGCCTGCTATTCAGCTATCTCCCTTTTATCAAAGTGAACCATGCCCCTGTTTTTACCTACCGGGTACTGCCCGGGCTAGTGTTCAACCGTTTTGCCAAACGCGTCGGCATAAAGATAAAGCGAGAGAAATTCAAGAGTCCCAAAAAGGCAAAGTCCCGACTGGACCAAAACCTGAGAAAAAATAACCCGGTAGGCTTACAGGTCGGAGTGTACCACCTGATTTATTTTCCCGACGAGTATCGCTTTCATTTTAATGCCCATAACATGGTGGTCTATGGAAAACAAGATGACCGGTACCTGATTAGCGATCCTGTCATGGAAGACGTGACCTCTTTGACCGAAAAAGAACTTGAGAAAGTCCGATTTGCCAAGGGAGCCTTCGCTCCCAAGGGCCATATTTACTATCCCACCGTCTTTCCCGAAGAACTACACCTGGAACGGGCCATCGTCAAGGGCATCAAACAGACCTGCCGTGACATGACCGCCCCTGTGCCGATTGTCGGGGTCAAGGCGATACGATGGGTAGCGCGGAACATCCGGAAGTGGCCCAAAAAAATCGGCCCAAAAAAGACCAACCACTATCTGGGCCAAATTGTTCGTATGCAAGAAGAGATTGGCACCGGTGGCGGCGGCTTCCGTTATATCTACGCGGCGTTTTTGCAAGAGGCCGCGGAGGTACTGCAAAACGAACAACTCAGAAAATTCTCCAAAGAAATGACCGAAATCGGGGATTTATGGCGTGATTTCGCCTTGGATGCCTCGCGAATCTACAAAAACCGCAGTGCCCTGACCGACGGATACAATGAGATTGCCGACCAAATGGAAGCTATCGCAGAGCGGGAAAAGGTTTTTTTCAAAAAATTGAAAAAAGCGGTTTGA
- a CDS encoding beta-ketoacyl-[acyl-carrier-protein] synthase family protein, translating to MINGVAITGMGIISAIGNNVAENYASLVAGNKGITRISQIETIHKDEIMVGEIADTNPELEKRLGFAENEVSRTVLIGCTAAAEAVSHAGITDINDLRTGLISGTTVGGMDKSEQYFYDYFNRPEVRQHITGLHAGDSTKKIAAHLGLEESFVTTISTACSSAANAIMLGARMIRSGQLDRAIVGGTDCLSKFTINGFKTLLILSDTYSAPFDEERKGLNLGEAAAYLVLESEALVKKRDASVLGYVTGYGNANDAYHQTASSEHGDGAVLAMEKALKTGGLRASDIDYVNAHGTATPNNDLSEGRALIRVFGEKGNANGNAGEGGTDGRGNAGRDKGDKHLHDKLRGLGKGPGNGSKFKKVPDFSSTKAFTGHTLAAAGGVEAVYSILALQHNTIFPNLNYKTPMKEFDLSPVTEVTRRPLQHVLSNSFGFGGNCSTLIFSKEV from the coding sequence ATGATAAACGGAGTTGCAATAACGGGCATGGGTATCATTTCCGCCATTGGAAACAATGTGGCGGAAAACTATGCGTCACTTGTTGCGGGCAATAAGGGGATTACTAGGATATCACAGATCGAGACTATCCATAAGGATGAGATTATGGTCGGGGAAATTGCCGATACCAATCCCGAATTGGAAAAGCGACTGGGCTTTGCTGAAAATGAGGTTTCCCGCACCGTGTTAATAGGATGCACTGCAGCAGCAGAGGCCGTCTCCCATGCAGGAATCACGGATATCAACGATTTGCGTACCGGGCTGATCTCTGGTACAACCGTTGGGGGAATGGACAAATCGGAGCAGTATTTCTACGATTATTTTAACCGGCCCGAAGTAAGGCAGCATATTACCGGCCTGCACGCGGGCGATTCCACAAAAAAAATAGCGGCGCATTTGGGTCTCGAAGAGAGCTTTGTGACCACGATCAGCACCGCCTGCTCCTCGGCGGCCAATGCCATCATGTTAGGGGCGCGGATGATACGCTCCGGCCAACTCGATCGGGCCATTGTAGGCGGTACCGACTGCCTTTCAAAATTCACCATTAACGGCTTTAAGACCCTCCTGATCTTGTCCGATACCTATAGTGCCCCTTTTGACGAAGAACGGAAAGGCCTGAACTTGGGAGAGGCCGCGGCCTACCTGGTGTTGGAGTCCGAAGCGCTTGTCAAAAAAAGGGATGCATCGGTACTCGGCTATGTGACTGGCTATGGCAATGCCAACGATGCCTACCATCAAACGGCCTCTTCCGAACACGGCGACGGCGCGGTACTTGCTATGGAAAAAGCCCTGAAAACAGGGGGACTTCGGGCCTCCGATATCGACTACGTCAACGCACACGGCACGGCAACCCCCAACAATGATCTGTCGGAGGGACGGGCGCTGATACGGGTTTTTGGCGAGAAAGGAAACGCTAACGGCAATGCTGGCGAGGGCGGTACTGACGGTCGGGGCAACGCTGGCCGCGACAAAGGGGACAAGCACCTTCATGACAAACTGCGAGGTCTCGGAAAAGGGCCAGGCAATGGCAGCAAGTTCAAAAAAGTTCCCGATTTCAGCTCTACCAAAGCCTTTACCGGGCACACCTTGGCCGCGGCCGGAGGGGTAGAAGCGGTCTATTCCATATTGGCGCTGCAACACAACACCATTTTTCCGAACCTCAACTATAAAACCCCGATGAAAGAATTTGACCTCTCCCCCGTTACCGAGGTCACCAGAAGACCATTACAGCACGTACTTTCGAATTCCTTTGGATTCGGGGGCAATTGTTCGACCTTGATATTTTCTAAGGAAGTGTGA
- a CDS encoding methyltransferase, which produces MSKKKRKAIEALEEAQKIAFAPFVFQAVISLRKLGVLDYLFENGSETGATIEDLSQALSISEYGLSVLLEIAESSDIVEKNVDGGYELTKTGYFLNYNQMTEANLNFTQDVCYQGLFHLHDAIKTGKPSGLKELGPWPTIYEGLSQLSPHIQKSWFEFDHFYSDEIFGEALPLVFRHKPKKLFDIGGNTGKFAVLCCKYDPEVNITIFDLPGQLKKALANGRENGFEDRISGQEIDWLSDNPEIPNGADTIWMSQFLDCFSKDEILKILKTCVISMDDATELIIIETFTDRQKFDNARFTLEATSLYFTALANGNSKMYKATEFSELVEQAGLTLEEDLPVGEFHTMFVCRKA; this is translated from the coding sequence ATGTCCAAAAAAAAGAGAAAAGCTATCGAAGCCTTGGAAGAGGCGCAAAAGATCGCTTTTGCCCCCTTTGTGTTCCAGGCGGTGATTTCGTTGCGCAAACTGGGCGTGTTGGATTATCTGTTTGAGAACGGCTCCGAAACGGGCGCAACGATAGAAGACCTGTCCCAAGCCCTTTCCATCAGCGAATACGGACTGAGCGTGCTGCTCGAAATCGCCGAAAGCTCCGACATCGTAGAGAAAAATGTGGATGGAGGGTACGAGCTGACCAAGACTGGCTATTTTTTGAACTACAACCAGATGACGGAGGCCAATCTGAACTTTACGCAAGATGTCTGCTACCAGGGCCTCTTCCACCTGCACGATGCCATAAAAACGGGCAAGCCCAGTGGCCTGAAAGAACTGGGGCCATGGCCGACAATCTATGAGGGTCTTTCGCAACTGTCGCCCCACATCCAAAAATCATGGTTCGAGTTCGACCATTTTTATTCGGACGAGATTTTCGGAGAGGCCCTTCCGCTAGTGTTTCGGCATAAACCGAAAAAGCTGTTCGACATCGGCGGCAATACCGGCAAGTTCGCCGTGCTTTGCTGTAAATACGACCCTGAAGTGAACATAACGATTTTCGATCTGCCCGGACAATTAAAAAAAGCCCTTGCGAACGGTAGGGAAAACGGGTTCGAGGACCGGATATCCGGACAGGAAATCGACTGGTTGTCCGACAATCCCGAAATTCCCAACGGGGCCGACACGATTTGGATGAGCCAGTTTTTGGATTGTTTTTCAAAAGATGAAATCCTAAAAATCCTAAAAACCTGTGTGATATCGATGGATGACGCTACGGAGCTCATCATCATCGAGACCTTTACCGATCGGCAAAAATTCGATAACGCCCGTTTTACGCTCGAAGCCACGTCCCTATATTTCACGGCCTTGGCCAACGGGAACAGTAAGATGTACAAGGCCACAGAATTCAGCGAGCTTGTCGAACAGGCGGGTTTGACCCTCGAGGAAGACCTCCCGGTGGGGGAATTCCATACCATGTTCGTTTGCAGAAAGGCATGA
- a CDS encoding 3-oxoacyl-ACP synthase — MESKHYISSYCHIKANRISLNGNVLFEEAADDLVPFMKLAYRNFKTDYPKFFKMDRLSKLAFLAAEVLLLDRTPSARGQSQENSSHGNPFQNNPVHVDPSLENSSRKNQNTAIILSNRASSLDTDRKYQESIFDTDNFYPSPAVFVYTLPNICIGEISIRHKLRSENSFFIFDAFNPGFMKDYSESLLQTGKADQILCGWVDVDGDSYEAFLYLVSPTGERLHTEQQLIKLYATP; from the coding sequence TTGGAAAGCAAGCACTACATATCAAGCTATTGCCATATTAAAGCCAATCGGATATCCCTAAATGGAAACGTGCTTTTCGAGGAGGCTGCGGACGACCTCGTTCCTTTTATGAAACTGGCCTATAGGAATTTCAAGACCGATTATCCAAAATTCTTTAAGATGGACCGGCTGAGCAAACTGGCCTTTTTGGCGGCAGAAGTGCTTTTGCTCGACCGCACTCCTTCGGCGAGGGGCCAATCTCAAGAAAATTCATCCCATGGAAACCCGTTCCAAAACAATCCTGTGCACGTCGACCCCTCCCTAGAAAATTCATCCCGTAAAAATCAAAACACAGCCATCATATTATCCAATCGGGCCTCGAGTTTGGATACAGATCGGAAATATCAGGAATCCATTTTCGATACGGACAATTTTTATCCTAGTCCAGCCGTTTTTGTCTATACTTTGCCCAATATCTGTATCGGAGAAATTAGCATCCGGCATAAACTGCGTTCCGAGAATAGTTTTTTTATCTTTGACGCGTTTAATCCGGGGTTTATGAAGGATTATTCCGAAAGTCTTTTGCAAACAGGAAAGGCGGACCAAATACTGTGTGGATGGGTCGATGTCGATGGAGATAGCTACGAAGCTTTTCTATATCTGGTATCGCCGACCGGAGAACGTTTGCACACCGAACAACAATTAATCAAATTATACGCAACCCCATGA
- a CDS encoding acyl-CoA thioesterase yields the protein MNEEISHTSEIRVRFAECDPLGIVWHGNYIQFFEDGREAFGRHHGISYLDQKANNFSTPIVSSKCKHKLPLRYGDVATIKTTYIDSPAAKMVFKYEILNPDGAVVCTGKTVQVFVELQGELSLIMPPFFREWKIKMGLLDG from the coding sequence ATGAACGAAGAAATCAGCCATACCAGCGAAATTAGGGTACGCTTTGCGGAGTGCGACCCTTTAGGCATCGTCTGGCACGGCAACTACATCCAGTTTTTTGAGGATGGCCGGGAAGCTTTTGGCCGCCATCACGGTATCTCGTACCTCGACCAAAAAGCGAACAATTTCTCCACCCCGATCGTATCGTCAAAATGCAAGCATAAACTGCCCCTTCGATACGGAGACGTCGCCACGATAAAGACGACTTATATCGACTCGCCCGCTGCCAAGATGGTATTCAAGTACGAGATCCTGAATCCCGATGGTGCTGTGGTCTGCACCGGAAAAACCGTTCAGGTCTTTGTGGAGTTACAGGGCGAGCTTTCGCTGATAATGCCCCCTTTTTTCAGGGAATGGAAAATAAAAATGGGACTTTTGGATGGGTAA
- a CDS encoding ABC transporter permease — protein sequence MHKLWASTYKEFLLLVRDFGGLAILFLMPLLLVITITLVQNDTFKTLKEAKIPILLVDNDGGAVSKTIQDNLRSSSLFKVELQPTESSVRELVRTGKYQLGIAVPENLSRDLNLKVADNVAGIIERFGGSEDRIPSVKSKLEPKEIRLYFDPATPFSFRNSVKNGIDQMVSKIETRTIYQAFQEELTDDPSEAIFDTEPFLVFKEITPSRGGKEIIPNATQHNIPAWSLFAIFFIILPLSINMVKEKNQGTFVRLRTHPVSYATFLGGKTIVFLGVALVQFALMLLVGIYLFPLIDLPKLEISRKLPLLFLVAFFAGLAAVGLGLLLGSIAKTQEQSAPFGATFVVILAALGGVWVPVFAMPDFMQVLSKISPMNWGLNAFYDVFLRNVGILELLPEIGLLLLFFVLTTGVAIFYNERENAV from the coding sequence ATGCATAAACTGTGGGCCTCGACATATAAGGAATTTCTATTGTTGGTACGGGACTTTGGGGGATTGGCCATCCTTTTTTTGATGCCCTTGTTACTGGTCATCACAATCACCCTGGTTCAGAACGACACCTTCAAAACCCTAAAGGAGGCAAAAATTCCCATTTTGCTGGTGGATAACGACGGGGGCGCCGTTTCAAAAACAATTCAGGACAACCTTAGAAGTTCATCACTTTTCAAAGTGGAGCTTCAACCGACCGAAAGCTCGGTTCGGGAGCTGGTTCGAACGGGAAAGTATCAGTTGGGGATTGCCGTTCCCGAGAACCTGTCGCGTGACCTAAACCTTAAGGTCGCCGATAACGTGGCCGGTATTATCGAAAGGTTTGGAGGCTCGGAAGATCGCATTCCGTCGGTGAAATCCAAATTGGAGCCCAAGGAAATCAGACTCTATTTTGACCCGGCGACCCCATTTTCGTTCCGTAATTCGGTCAAAAACGGTATCGATCAAATGGTATCAAAAATCGAGACCCGGACCATCTATCAGGCTTTTCAAGAAGAACTGACCGATGATCCGTCGGAAGCCATCTTTGATACCGAACCTTTTTTGGTTTTTAAGGAAATAACCCCATCCCGAGGAGGAAAAGAAATCATCCCAAATGCCACCCAGCACAATATTCCGGCTTGGTCGCTCTTTGCCATTTTCTTTATCATCTTGCCCCTGTCGATCAACATGGTCAAGGAAAAAAATCAAGGTACTTTCGTCAGGTTGCGCACCCATCCGGTATCCTATGCAACCTTTCTCGGCGGAAAGACCATAGTGTTTCTTGGGGTGGCCCTTGTACAATTCGCCTTAATGCTGTTGGTCGGCATCTATCTGTTTCCTCTGATAGACCTTCCAAAACTCGAAATTTCCCGCAAGCTTCCCCTACTTTTTTTGGTCGCTTTTTTTGCCGGATTGGCCGCGGTAGGTTTGGGGCTGCTATTGGGTTCCATCGCGAAAACACAGGAACAGTCCGCCCCATTCGGAGCTACATTTGTGGTCATTCTGGCCGCATTGGGCGGGGTTTGGGTGCCGGTGTTCGCTATGCCGGACTTTATGCAGGTACTCTCCAAAATTTCACCGATGAACTGGGGTCTCAACGCCTTTTACGATGTTTTCTTAAGAAATGTGGGGATTTTGGAACTGCTTCCCGAAATCGGGTTATTGTTATTATTTTTTGTGTTGACTACGGGCGTTGCTATCTTTTACAATGAGCGGGAGAACGCGGTGTAA
- a CDS encoding beta-ketoacyl synthase N-terminal-like domain-containing protein, with protein MPVYINSTGSVSAQKTFDSALFLEEIVRHNETVLNVIAPNYKEYIPPAAARRMAEGIKMSTVAAKTAMTEAAMKEDEIDAIIVGTGLGCIGDSEKFVSDIINNDEQFLTPTRFIQSSHNTVAGQIALGIGCKGHNFTYVHSAISFESALLDAKMQLDIGEASHILVGGVDELVDHHVDTHRLIGHIKQEPVETMSLLESGTEGAVFSEGAHFFTLSNEKRDSCNAELVAVKTYNTLAEDQVAEKTASFLSENGMDPDAIDVIVLGYNGDVEFDGYYDALREGLFENTAQTYFKHLSGEYDTVSGFGFWLANKILKRQSIPQAVRLNMGDAKSPETILIYNQYRGENHSFTLLRKC; from the coding sequence ATGCCCGTTTACATCAACAGCACAGGATCTGTTTCCGCTCAGAAGACCTTTGATAGTGCGCTATTTCTGGAGGAAATCGTTCGACATAACGAGACTGTGCTGAACGTCATCGCACCCAATTACAAGGAATATATACCTCCTGCGGCGGCACGAAGGATGGCGGAGGGCATCAAGATGAGCACGGTGGCCGCCAAAACGGCAATGACCGAAGCTGCCATGAAAGAAGACGAAATCGATGCCATCATCGTGGGCACCGGTCTGGGCTGCATCGGCGATTCGGAAAAATTCGTCAGCGATATCATCAACAACGACGAGCAGTTTCTGACCCCTACGCGCTTTATCCAGTCCTCCCACAATACCGTGGCCGGCCAGATTGCTTTGGGCATAGGCTGTAAAGGCCATAATTTCACCTACGTACATTCCGCCATCTCTTTCGAATCGGCATTGTTGGATGCAAAAATGCAATTGGATATCGGGGAGGCATCGCATATTCTGGTCGGCGGGGTCGATGAACTGGTCGATCATCATGTGGACACCCATCGGTTGATCGGACACATCAAGCAAGAGCCGGTAGAAACCATGTCTCTTTTAGAATCGGGTACAGAAGGTGCCGTCTTTTCCGAGGGTGCCCATTTTTTTACGCTTTCCAATGAAAAACGGGACTCTTGTAATGCCGAACTGGTGGCGGTCAAGACGTACAATACTTTGGCGGAAGACCAGGTGGCAGAAAAAACAGCGTCATTTTTATCCGAAAACGGGATGGATCCGGATGCCATAGATGTAATCGTTCTCGGCTATAACGGGGATGTGGAATTCGACGGTTACTACGATGCACTCAGAGAAGGCTTGTTCGAAAATACTGCCCAGACCTACTTCAAACATTTATCAGGTGAGTACGATACCGTCTCGGGATTCGGTTTTTGGCTCGCCAACAAAATCCTGAAAAGACAATCCATCCCCCAAGCGGTCCGCCTGAATATGGGGGATGCAAAATCTCCCGAGACCATACTGATCTACAATCAATACCGTGGCGAAAACCACAGCTTTACCTTACTTCGAAAATGTTGA
- a CDS encoding beta-ketoacyl synthase N-terminal-like domain-containing protein encodes MGKVYLSHNNIISSLGFDSPFVIDQISAEVSGLHLVDEPKILPRPFYASMIPKEDLDDAFGKLEAESSHTRLEKMLMVSLDKVLKAPEIELTDRVGLILSTTKGNIDVLESESPFPEKRAYLSVLGQTLQHYFGFVTEPIIVSNACVSGVLALVTAQRLIDQGKFDHVFVVAGDLVTKFIISGFNSFQALSDAPCRPYCASRSGINIGEAAASVLVTKDKNRLVAEAVEILGGASCNDANHISGPSRTGEGLFRSISSTLTETGLSPKEIDYISAHGTATMYNDEMEAIAFDRAGLANTPLNSLKGYFGHTLGASGLIETIIGMHSLHRNTLFASKGFQTLGVSRPINVIEKTTPKKLDTFLKTASGFGGSNTAAVFRKP; translated from the coding sequence ATGGGTAAGGTTTATCTTTCACATAACAATATCATCTCGTCGCTAGGTTTCGATAGCCCTTTCGTGATAGATCAGATCAGCGCGGAAGTTTCGGGATTGCATTTGGTAGACGAACCGAAAATCCTGCCCCGTCCGTTCTACGCTTCCATGATTCCCAAGGAGGACCTAGACGACGCTTTCGGCAAATTGGAGGCCGAATCATCGCACACCCGTTTGGAAAAGATGCTGATGGTATCGCTCGACAAGGTACTAAAGGCACCGGAAATCGAATTGACCGATCGAGTGGGACTGATACTTTCTACTACCAAAGGCAATATCGATGTCTTGGAAAGCGAGAGTCCGTTTCCCGAAAAGCGTGCATATTTAAGTGTCTTAGGCCAGACACTACAGCACTACTTCGGCTTTGTAACAGAACCCATTATCGTATCGAATGCTTGTGTTTCAGGGGTATTGGCACTAGTTACCGCCCAACGTTTGATCGATCAGGGAAAATTCGACCATGTTTTTGTTGTAGCCGGCGACTTGGTCACAAAATTCATTATTTCGGGGTTTAATTCCTTTCAGGCCCTGAGCGATGCACCCTGCCGACCCTATTGCGCGTCCCGCTCCGGTATCAATATCGGAGAGGCGGCCGCCAGCGTTTTGGTCACAAAGGATAAAAATCGACTGGTCGCCGAAGCTGTCGAAATTTTGGGGGGAGCATCCTGTAACGACGCCAACCATATTTCAGGGCCGTCGCGTACCGGGGAGGGGCTGTTTCGCAGTATAAGCTCGACCCTAACGGAGACTGGCTTATCCCCAAAGGAAATCGACTACATTTCCGCCCATGGCACGGCTACGATGTACAACGACGAGATGGAGGCCATCGCCTTTGACCGAGCCGGATTGGCCAACACCCCTCTGAACAGCCTCAAGGGCTATTTTGGGCATACCTTGGGCGCATCGGGATTGATCGAGACGATTATAGGCATGCATTCGTTGCACCGAAATACGCTTTTCGCATCGAAGGGCTTTCAGACCCTGGGTGTTTCCCGACCGATAAACGTCATCGAAAAAACGACCCCAAAAAAATTGGATACCTTTCTTAAGACGGCCTCGGGCTTCGGGGGAAGCAATACCGCGGCGGTTTTCAGAAAACCCTGA
- a CDS encoding phosphopantetheine-binding protein, giving the protein MSDLKQELKEKIIEQLNLEDVAIEEIEDSDPLFGDGLGLDSIDALELIVMLDKDYGIKLADPKQGKAIFESVNTMAGYIKEHRSR; this is encoded by the coding sequence ATGAGCGACCTAAAACAAGAATTGAAGGAGAAAATTATAGAACAACTAAACCTGGAGGATGTTGCCATCGAAGAAATCGAGGATTCCGATCCACTATTTGGCGATGGATTGGGACTGGATTCTATTGACGCGCTGGAACTGATCGTGATGCTCGATAAGGACTACGGCATCAAATTGGCGGACCCCAAGCAGGGTAAGGCCATATTTGAATCCGTGAATACCATGGCCGGCTATATCAAGGAACACCGTAGCCGATAG
- a CDS encoding ABC transporter ATP-binding protein: MIQVNELSKKYKGAEAYSVYKLDLTIKAGAIFGLLGPNGAGKTTLISMLSSLLRPTSGSFSIDDLNYREHKNRLKQLIGIVPQEYALYPSLTAYENLWYFGSMYGLKGDRLKKKILEHIEILGLSSFADKKIVNFSGGMKRRINLIASIMHRPKVLFLDEPTVGVDVQSKNVIMDYLAQLNAAGTTILYTSHHLNEAEAFCTRVAIIDLGTIVCKGTPKALITQHQDAKNLEDVFLARTGKALRDHA, from the coding sequence ATGATTCAAGTCAACGAACTTTCCAAGAAATATAAGGGTGCCGAGGCCTATTCGGTATATAAGCTGGACCTCACCATTAAAGCGGGTGCCATTTTCGGTTTGTTAGGGCCAAACGGTGCAGGCAAAACGACCCTGATCTCCATGTTGAGTTCCTTGCTCAGGCCGACTTCGGGCTCCTTCAGCATCGACGACCTCAACTACCGGGAACACAAAAACCGACTGAAACAACTAATCGGTATCGTTCCTCAAGAATATGCCCTGTATCCCTCGCTGACCGCCTATGAGAACCTATGGTACTTTGGAAGCATGTACGGGTTAAAGGGTGACCGGTTAAAAAAGAAGATCCTGGAGCATATCGAGATATTGGGACTATCAAGTTTCGCCGATAAAAAAATCGTCAACTTTTCGGGCGGCATGAAACGTCGTATCAATCTTATCGCCAGCATCATGCATCGTCCCAAAGTACTGTTCCTCGATGAGCCTACGGTCGGGGTCGATGTGCAATCGAAGAACGTCATCATGGACTATTTGGCACAACTGAACGCCGCGGGAACCACCATTCTCTATACCTCGCACCACCTGAACGAAGCGGAAGCCTTCTGTACCCGGGTCGCCATTATCGATTTGGGAACTATTGTCTGTAAAGGAACCCCGAAAGCCCTAATAACACAACATCAAGACGCCAAGAACCTAGAGGATGTATTTTTGGCTCGGACGGGTAAAGCTCTGCGCGACCATGCATAA
- a CDS encoding type II toxin-antitoxin system mRNA interferase toxin, RelE/StbE family translates to MYYLDSTTKFKKDLKKIKRNQKDFGLAVDVLKILEEKGVQAISAKRRPHEYKDNWECHIKPDLFIIWFQIESPKIIRLIRIGSHSDLFK, encoded by the coding sequence GTGTACTATTTGGATTCTACCACCAAGTTCAAAAAAGACCTTAAAAAAATAAAGAGGAACCAAAAGGATTTCGGACTTGCAGTAGATGTTTTGAAGATTTTGGAAGAAAAAGGCGTTCAAGCAATCTCTGCAAAACGCAGACCACATGAGTATAAAGATAATTGGGAATGCCACATTAAACCCGACCTATTTATCATTTGGTTTCAGATCGAATCGCCCAAAATCATCAGATTAATCAGGATCGGTTCGCATTCCGATTTGTTCAAATAA
- a CDS encoding ABC transporter permease, with product MKQARYDINIKNFLPHREPMLMATVTPYLDEDSVVTHFEIRGDCIFLTSSGLLSETGLIENAAQASTAIVGQSYFDDEDLEGAGNSVVGYISAIKKAEIHELPKINELLVTKARLVSRYDTGSMSICTISCSTFRNDDLIVDCSFNFLIHEVE from the coding sequence ATGAAACAGGCTCGTTATGACATCAATATCAAGAACTTTCTCCCGCATCGCGAACCGATGTTGATGGCTACTGTAACCCCCTATCTCGACGAAGATTCGGTGGTCACGCATTTTGAAATCCGGGGAGATTGCATCTTTTTGACTTCTAGCGGCCTTCTGTCGGAAACCGGTCTTATAGAAAATGCCGCCCAGGCCAGTACGGCCATCGTCGGCCAAAGTTATTTTGACGATGAAGATCTGGAAGGTGCTGGAAATTCGGTTGTAGGTTACATCAGCGCCATCAAAAAAGCGGAGATACACGAACTGCCAAAGATCAACGAGCTGTTGGTGACAAAGGCTCGCTTAGTCTCGCGATACGACACGGGCAGCATGAGCATTTGTACCATAAGCTGCTCCACTTTTAGAAACGACGATTTAATCGTAGATTGTAGTTTCAATTTTCTGATCCACGAGGTAGAATGA